The Arachis duranensis cultivar V14167 chromosome 2, aradu.V14167.gnm2.J7QH, whole genome shotgun sequence genome has a window encoding:
- the LOC107473745 gene encoding protein ALP1-like gives MLFAKATPVDEDCVDPTWRRFKGCLGALDGTYIEVTVPESEKARYRTRKGKICTNVLGVCNREMGFVYVLSGWEGSASDSRVLRDAITRRNSLKIPHGNYYLVDAGYTNGPGFLAPYRGTRYHVREWAQGARAPRNYQEYFNRVHSSARNIIERCFGLLKKRWSILRSPSFYPLKTQFQIIIACCLLQNFIRKSMEMDPEEEGSILDEFTPDGDEEQDGLIDVVENTNEWTHWRDNIANEMYEEWRASRTE, from the exons ATGTTGTTTGCCAAGGCTACACCAGTTGATGAGGATTGTGTTGACCCCACATGGAGAAGGTTTAAG GGTTGCTTGGGAGCATTAGATGGCACTTATATAGAGGTGACAGTCCCCGAGTCTGAGAAGGCAAGATACCGAACAAGAAAGGGTAAAATCTGCACCAATGTCTTAGGAGTGTGTAACCGGGAGATGGGTTTTGTCTATGTACTCAGTGGATGGGAGGGTTCGGCATCTGATTCACGGGTACTTCGAGATGCAATAACTCGTCGTAATAGTCTAAAGATACCCCACG GTAATTACTATTTAGTTGATGCTGGTTACACAAATGGTCCGGGTTTTCTTGCACCGTATAGAGGGACTCGATATCATGTAAGAGAGTGGGCCCAGGGAGCACGTGCACCGCGTAACTACCAAGAATATTTTAATAGGGTTCATTCTTCTGCAAGAAATATCATTGAGCGATGCTTCGGTTTGCTGAAGAAGAGGTGGTCCATCTTAAGAAGCCCTAGCTTTTACCCGCTAAAGACACAGTTTCAGATAATTATTGCCTGTTGTTTGCTGCAAAATTTCATTCGAAAAAGTATGGAGATGGATCCAGAGGAGGAAGGTAGCATATTGGATGAATTTACTCCTGATGGAGACGAAGAACAAGATGGTTTGATTGATGTGGTTGAAAACACAAACGAGTGGACTCACTGGCGTGACAACATAGCAAATGAGATGTATGAAGAGTGGCGTGCAAGTCGTACGGAGTAG